In Burkholderia sp. NRF60-BP8, a single window of DNA contains:
- a CDS encoding P-II family nitrogen regulator, producing MKRITAIIKPFKLDEVREALAEVGLTGLTVTEVKGFGRQKGHTELYRGAEYVVDFLPKMKIEVVVAEAQVDQVIDAVIGAARTGKIGDGKIFVSDVERVIRIRTGEENEAAV from the coding sequence ATGAAACGCATTACCGCCATCATCAAGCCTTTCAAGCTGGACGAAGTCCGCGAAGCGCTCGCCGAAGTGGGGCTCACGGGCCTGACCGTGACGGAAGTGAAGGGCTTCGGTCGCCAGAAGGGCCATACCGAGCTGTATCGCGGCGCCGAATACGTCGTCGACTTCCTGCCGAAGATGAAGATCGAGGTGGTCGTCGCGGAAGCGCAGGTCGATCAGGTGATCGACGCGGTGATCGGTGCGGCGCGTACCGGCAAGATCGGCGACGGCAAGATCTTCGTGTCGGACGTCGAGCGCGTGATCCGCATTCGCACCGGCGAAGAGAACGAAGCGGCCGTCTGA
- a CDS encoding NAD+ synthase gives MKTRLALAQINVTVGDFAGNVARIVAAARAAHNDGAQLMVAPELVLSGYPPEDLLLRPAFYAAAAAALDALADALKAFDGLAVLVGHPMRGPGRGLGRGPGGGADSASAVDGNANRPIERGVPPTDTFNAVSLIVGGEIVGTYRKQDLPNAEVFDEKRYFATDTEPLVFELNGVKYGVIICEDAWHASAAQIAKAAGAQVLLIPNGSPYHMNKEAVRIDILRARIRETGLPMVYVNLVGGQDELVFDGGSFVLDAQGALVAKMPQFDEGHAIVEFDGARPLPGAIAPELSTDAQVYRALVTGVRDYIGKNGFPGVLIGLSGGVDSALVLAVACDALGPERVRAVMMPSRFTADISTTDAAEMARRVGVRYDEIAIAPMFDAFRAALAGEFAGRAEDATEENIQARIRGTLLMALSNKFGSIVLTTGNKSEMAVGYCTLYGDMAGGFAVIKDIAKTLVYRLCRYRNATADYGLRDVIPERILTRAPSAELRENQTDQDSLPPYDVLDAIMRMYMEEDRPLAEIVAAGYARADVERVTRLIKINEYKRRQAPIGIRVTHRAFGRDWRYPITSRFTERLD, from the coding sequence ATGAAGACCCGACTCGCTCTCGCCCAGATCAACGTCACCGTCGGCGATTTCGCCGGCAACGTCGCGCGCATCGTCGCGGCCGCGCGTGCCGCGCACAACGATGGTGCGCAGCTGATGGTCGCACCCGAACTCGTGCTGTCCGGCTATCCGCCCGAAGACCTGCTGCTGCGGCCCGCGTTCTACGCGGCCGCCGCCGCCGCGCTCGACGCGCTCGCCGACGCGCTGAAGGCGTTCGACGGGCTCGCGGTGCTGGTCGGTCATCCGATGCGGGGTCCGGGCAGGGGCCTGGGCAGGGGTCCGGGCGGCGGTGCGGACAGCGCGTCAGCCGTCGATGGTAATGCAAACCGCCCGATCGAGCGTGGCGTGCCGCCCACCGACACCTTCAACGCGGTGTCGCTGATCGTCGGCGGCGAGATCGTCGGCACCTACCGCAAGCAGGATCTGCCGAACGCCGAGGTGTTCGACGAGAAACGCTATTTCGCGACCGACACCGAGCCGCTCGTGTTCGAGCTGAACGGCGTGAAGTACGGCGTGATCATCTGCGAGGACGCGTGGCATGCGTCGGCCGCGCAGATCGCGAAGGCGGCGGGCGCGCAGGTGCTGCTGATCCCGAACGGCTCGCCGTATCACATGAACAAGGAAGCGGTGCGCATCGACATCCTGCGCGCGCGGATTCGCGAGACCGGGCTGCCGATGGTGTACGTGAACCTCGTCGGCGGCCAGGACGAACTCGTGTTCGACGGCGGGTCGTTCGTGCTCGACGCGCAGGGTGCGCTCGTCGCGAAGATGCCGCAGTTCGACGAAGGGCACGCGATCGTCGAATTCGACGGCGCGCGGCCGCTGCCCGGCGCGATCGCGCCCGAGCTGTCGACCGACGCGCAGGTGTATCGCGCGCTCGTCACCGGCGTGCGCGACTACATCGGCAAGAACGGCTTTCCCGGCGTGCTGATCGGGCTGTCGGGCGGCGTCGACTCGGCGCTGGTGCTGGCCGTCGCGTGCGATGCGCTCGGGCCCGAGCGCGTGCGCGCGGTGATGATGCCGTCGCGCTTCACGGCCGACATCTCGACGACGGACGCGGCGGAAATGGCGCGGCGCGTCGGCGTGCGCTACGACGAGATCGCGATCGCGCCGATGTTCGATGCCTTCCGCGCCGCGCTCGCGGGCGAGTTCGCGGGCCGCGCGGAAGATGCGACGGAGGAGAACATCCAGGCACGCATCCGCGGCACGCTGCTGATGGCGCTGTCGAACAAGTTCGGCTCGATCGTACTGACGACCGGCAACAAGAGCGAGATGGCGGTCGGCTACTGCACGCTGTACGGCGACATGGCCGGCGGGTTCGCGGTGATCAAGGACATCGCGAAGACGCTCGTGTACCGGCTGTGCCGCTATCGCAACGCAACGGCCGATTACGGGCTGCGCGACGTGATTCCCGAGCGGATCCTGACGCGCGCGCCGTCGGCCGAGCTGCGCGAGAACCAGACCGACCAGGACAGCCTGCCGCCGTACGACGTGCTCGACGCGATCATGCGGATGTACATGGAGGAAGACCGGCCGCTCGCCGAGATCGTCGCGGCCGGCTACGCGCGGGCCGACGTCGAGCGCGTAACGCGGCTCATCAAGATCAACGAATACAAGCGCCGGCAGGCGCCGATCGGCATCCGCGTCACGCATCGCGCCTTCGGGCGCGACTGGCGCTACCCGATCACGTCACGCTTTACCGAACGGCTCGATTGA
- a CDS encoding GNAT family N-acetyltransferase → MKHERIDYRTGILSSPAEVPADEWNALLARDAQPTPFLRHEFLDALHVARCAVDDTGWSPHFVTLTDARTGRLAAAAPVYAKQHSYGEYVFDWAWADAYQRNDLPYYPKLLCAVPFTPVQGTRLLAVDDDARRRLAATLLAFAEQSDVSSLHVLFPTGDEARLLESMGMMLREGVQFHWLNDGYRHFDDFLGTLEQKKRKNIRAERRKVHDAGVTFRRLTGDRIADADWRFFSRCYRQTYREHYSSPYLNLDFFRTIGATMPENLLLVIAEADGRPIASALAVYRRGEHGGGTLYGRYWGAIEHVPCLHFETAYYQLLEFCIEAGLDTFEGGAQGEHKLARGFLPTVTHSAHWLAHPAFSDAVARFLERETEHIHAYVDELREHDPFRRGAR, encoded by the coding sequence TTGAAACACGAACGCATCGATTATCGCACGGGCATCCTGTCGTCCCCCGCCGAGGTGCCGGCCGACGAATGGAACGCGCTGCTCGCGCGCGACGCGCAGCCCACGCCGTTCCTGCGCCACGAATTCCTCGACGCACTGCACGTCGCGCGCTGCGCGGTGGACGACACCGGCTGGTCGCCGCACTTCGTCACGCTGACCGACGCGCGCACCGGCCGCCTCGCGGCCGCCGCCCCCGTCTACGCGAAACAGCATTCGTACGGCGAATACGTGTTCGACTGGGCGTGGGCCGACGCGTACCAGCGCAACGACCTGCCCTATTACCCGAAGCTGCTGTGCGCGGTGCCGTTCACGCCGGTGCAGGGCACGCGGCTGCTCGCGGTCGACGACGACGCGCGCCGCCGGCTCGCGGCCACGCTGCTCGCGTTCGCCGAGCAGAGCGACGTGTCGTCGCTGCACGTGCTGTTTCCGACCGGCGACGAAGCGCGGCTGCTCGAATCGATGGGGATGATGCTGCGCGAAGGCGTGCAGTTCCACTGGCTCAACGACGGCTACCGGCACTTCGACGATTTCCTCGGCACGCTCGAGCAGAAGAAGCGCAAGAACATCCGCGCGGAGCGGCGCAAGGTGCACGACGCGGGCGTGACCTTCCGGCGGCTCACCGGCGATCGAATCGCCGACGCCGACTGGCGCTTCTTCTCGCGCTGCTATCGGCAGACCTACCGCGAGCACTATTCGAGCCCGTACCTGAACCTCGACTTCTTCCGCACGATCGGCGCGACGATGCCGGAGAACCTGCTGCTCGTGATCGCGGAAGCCGACGGCCGGCCAATCGCGAGCGCGCTCGCCGTCTACCGGCGCGGCGAACACGGCGGCGGCACGCTGTACGGCCGCTACTGGGGTGCGATCGAGCACGTGCCCTGCCTGCACTTCGAAACGGCCTACTACCAGTTGCTCGAATTCTGCATCGAGGCCGGGCTCGACACGTTCGAGGGCGGCGCGCAGGGCGAACACAAGCTCGCGCGCGGTTTCCTGCCGACCGTCACGCACTCCGCGCACTGGCTCGCGCATCCGGCTTTTTCCGACGCGGTCGCGCGCTTTCTCGAACGCGAGACCGAGCATATCCACGCGTACGTCGACGAACTGCGCGAGCACGATCCGTTTCGGCGCGGCGCCCGCTAG
- a CDS encoding glycoside hydrolase family 3 C-terminal domain-containing protein yields the protein MKTSLFRYSTIACACALTVLLASCGGDDIHAPADPDAAADQRAAALVAQLTTDEKLQLVHGTGMPALGLGGPFPADALNGASYIPGVPRLGIPAVSSADSAGGVNVKNARVTALPAPVALAATWDPALAGAYGTRIALELRALGFAEGLGGGVNLAREPRNGRTFEYMGEDPVLAGTLSAARTQATQAQKVVATIKHFAFNDQETNRMTVDSVVDERTMREAELLAFEIGVKDGQPGNVMCSYNKLNGVYACENPYLLTTVLKNEWGFKGVVQSDWGATHSTVAAVQAGLDEEQPGAADDGNAPLGSYFNSKLRAALQAGSVSVARLNDMVQRKLRTLIRIGVMDAPPKPGGAINEAAGNADALAIARQAAVLLKNAAAPGDTQPVLPLAAGALKSVVVIGGHADAGVLSGGGSGAVPAIDGNAVTSCQQPAGMLFGGCATWYKSAPLAAIRAKAPSASVSYLDGTDANAAASAAAQADVAIVFATQWQTEGLDLASLSLPDAKADPYNQQYDQNALIAAVAAKARRVIVVLENGSPVLMPWLANVHGVLDVWYPGAQGGQAIADLLFGDANPSGRLPLTFPKQEADLPQPTIDPSNLQNVYAEGLAYGYRWFDAKAIEPLFPFGYGLSYTTYALSAMSAQADAAGNVTVGVTVTNTGARAGTHTVQIYAALPASLGEPPKRLVGWAKVALQPGEARTVSVAVPAQRFAVWDASAHAWRVGAGSYGLSAAASSRDPQALSQTVTLAAH from the coding sequence ATGAAAACTTCGCTGTTCCGGTATTCGACGATTGCGTGCGCATGCGCGCTCACGGTGTTGCTCGCATCGTGCGGCGGCGACGACATTCACGCCCCGGCCGACCCCGACGCGGCAGCCGACCAGCGCGCGGCGGCCCTCGTCGCGCAACTGACGACCGACGAAAAGCTGCAGCTCGTGCATGGCACCGGCATGCCGGCGCTCGGCCTGGGCGGCCCGTTTCCGGCCGATGCGCTGAATGGCGCGAGCTACATCCCGGGCGTGCCGCGGCTCGGCATTCCGGCGGTCAGCAGCGCCGATTCGGCGGGCGGCGTGAACGTGAAGAACGCACGCGTCACCGCGCTGCCCGCGCCGGTCGCGCTTGCGGCGACGTGGGACCCGGCGCTCGCGGGCGCCTACGGCACGCGCATCGCGCTCGAGCTGCGTGCGCTCGGTTTCGCGGAGGGGCTCGGCGGGGGCGTGAACCTCGCGCGCGAGCCGCGCAACGGCCGCACCTTCGAATACATGGGCGAGGACCCGGTGCTCGCGGGCACGCTGAGCGCCGCGCGCACGCAGGCCACGCAGGCGCAGAAGGTGGTCGCGACGATCAAGCATTTCGCGTTCAACGACCAGGAAACCAACCGGATGACGGTCGATTCGGTCGTCGACGAGCGAACCATGCGCGAGGCGGAACTGCTCGCGTTCGAGATCGGCGTGAAGGACGGCCAGCCGGGCAACGTGATGTGCTCGTACAACAAGCTGAACGGCGTATATGCGTGCGAGAACCCGTATTTGCTGACGACGGTGCTGAAGAACGAGTGGGGTTTCAAGGGCGTCGTGCAGTCCGACTGGGGCGCGACGCACTCGACGGTCGCGGCCGTGCAGGCCGGGCTGGACGAGGAACAGCCGGGCGCGGCCGACGACGGCAACGCGCCGCTCGGCTCGTACTTCAATTCGAAGCTGCGCGCGGCGCTGCAGGCCGGCAGCGTGTCGGTCGCGCGGCTGAACGACATGGTGCAGCGCAAGCTGCGCACGCTGATCCGCATCGGCGTGATGGACGCGCCGCCGAAGCCGGGCGGCGCGATCAACGAAGCCGCCGGCAATGCCGATGCGCTCGCGATCGCACGGCAAGCGGCGGTGCTGCTGAAGAACGCGGCCGCGCCGGGCGACACGCAGCCGGTGCTGCCGCTCGCCGCCGGCGCGCTCAAGTCGGTCGTCGTGATTGGCGGCCATGCGGACGCGGGCGTGCTGTCGGGCGGCGGCTCGGGGGCGGTGCCGGCGATCGACGGCAATGCGGTGACGTCCTGCCAACAACCGGCCGGCATGCTGTTCGGCGGCTGCGCGACCTGGTACAAGTCCGCGCCGCTCGCGGCAATTCGCGCGAAGGCGCCGAGCGCGTCGGTCAGCTATCTCGACGGGACCGACGCGAATGCCGCGGCGAGCGCGGCCGCACAGGCCGATGTCGCGATCGTGTTCGCCACGCAGTGGCAGACGGAAGGGCTCGACCTCGCGAGCCTGTCGCTGCCCGATGCGAAGGCGGACCCGTACAACCAGCAATACGACCAGAATGCGCTGATCGCCGCGGTCGCCGCGAAGGCCAGGCGCGTGATCGTCGTGCTCGAGAACGGCAGCCCGGTGCTGATGCCGTGGCTCGCGAACGTGCATGGCGTGCTGGACGTGTGGTATCCGGGCGCGCAAGGCGGCCAGGCGATCGCCGACCTGCTGTTCGGCGACGCGAATCCGTCGGGCCGGCTGCCGCTGACGTTCCCGAAGCAGGAGGCCGACCTGCCGCAGCCGACGATCGATCCGTCGAACCTGCAGAACGTTTATGCGGAAGGGCTCGCGTACGGCTATCGCTGGTTCGACGCGAAGGCGATCGAGCCGCTGTTCCCGTTCGGCTACGGGCTGTCGTATACGACGTATGCGTTGTCGGCGATGTCCGCGCAGGCCGACGCCGCCGGCAACGTGACGGTCGGCGTGACGGTGACGAATACCGGGGCGCGCGCCGGTACGCATACGGTGCAGATCTACGCGGCGCTGCCCGCGTCGCTCGGCGAGCCGCCGAAGCGGCTCGTCGGCTGGGCCAAGGTCGCGCTGCAGCCGGGCGAGGCGCGCACGGTCAGCGTCGCGGTGCCGGCGCAGCGCTTCGCGGTGTGGGATGCGAGCGCGCACGCGTGGCGGGTCGGCGCGGGCAGCTACGGGCTGTCGGCGGCCGCGTCGTCGCGCGACCCGCAGGCGCTGTCGCAGACGGTGACGCTCGCCGCGCACTGA
- a CDS encoding helix-turn-helix transcriptional regulator, with protein sequence MELQQKSVSVRIYRWLCEDARANGIDPAPLYETLGIGPAELADDTRRIAGDRHVAAMQLTSGWPLSWHRPPPQVVPWLVPFPELAGITCNAATLRDALHGYLHYRDLIGNVDWVFAHENGDAIALEYVNEGDGRHAGSAFANLAILAALARLYDPHVHVDDAAFAGRAFAPVAVLRDTLGAPVSFDAAHNRIVLRSARFDTPFERYNAPLAGIQRHAADAARERVRARSTFGSSVEQCVRDWLRTSDDTDVPTDTLMQHVCTRFAMSRWTLRRRLHREAVGFHALVARARLGEARDLLLNTRLPIGEIGVRVGFRSTSAFTRFFTRELGAAPSRFRDGHGDRWR encoded by the coding sequence ATGGAGTTGCAACAGAAATCGGTATCCGTCCGGATCTACCGCTGGCTGTGCGAAGACGCGCGTGCGAACGGCATCGATCCCGCACCGCTTTACGAAACGCTCGGCATCGGGCCGGCCGAGCTCGCCGACGACACGCGCCGCATCGCGGGCGACCGGCACGTGGCCGCGATGCAACTGACGAGTGGCTGGCCGTTGTCGTGGCATCGCCCGCCGCCGCAGGTCGTGCCGTGGCTCGTGCCGTTTCCCGAACTCGCGGGCATCACGTGCAATGCCGCGACGCTGCGCGACGCGCTGCACGGCTACCTGCACTATCGCGACCTGATCGGCAACGTCGACTGGGTGTTCGCGCACGAGAACGGCGACGCGATCGCGCTCGAGTACGTGAACGAAGGCGACGGCCGGCACGCGGGTAGCGCGTTCGCGAATCTCGCGATCCTCGCGGCGCTCGCGCGCCTGTACGATCCGCACGTGCACGTCGACGACGCCGCATTCGCCGGCCGCGCGTTCGCGCCCGTTGCCGTGCTGCGCGACACGCTCGGCGCGCCGGTGTCGTTCGATGCCGCGCACAACCGCATCGTGCTGCGCTCCGCGCGCTTCGACACGCCGTTCGAGCGCTACAACGCGCCGCTCGCCGGCATCCAGCGTCATGCGGCCGACGCCGCACGCGAGCGCGTGCGCGCACGTTCGACGTTCGGCTCGTCGGTCGAGCAATGCGTGCGCGACTGGCTGCGCACGTCCGACGACACCGACGTGCCGACCGATACGCTGATGCAGCACGTATGCACGCGCTTCGCGATGTCGCGCTGGACGTTGCGCCGGCGCCTGCATCGCGAAGCGGTCGGTTTCCACGCGCTCGTCGCTCGGGCGCGGCTCGGCGAGGCACGCGACCTGCTGCTCAACACGCGGTTGCCGATCGGCGAGATCGGCGTGCGCGTCGGCTTCCGTTCGACGAGCGCGTTCACGCGCTTCTTCACGCGCGAACTCGGTGCGGCGCCGAGCCGCTTTCGCGACGGGCATGGCGACCGGTGGCGTTGA
- a CDS encoding GIY-YIG nuclease family protein has product MSWFLYLIECADDSVYTGITTDVAARFDEHASGKGARYTRSRKPRAVLASFPLPDRSSASRAEYWVKRLTPAKKRELAAGLRTLESVLPAAITLDESRDTAGTNAMARGRKKKAENVDDAEKTVATEAATAKKAKTGKRAGSATAAKPAKGKQASKSTKANKAAPDAKHAKTDGDAAAKKTASRGTPVKKARSPSSTQSKRRAPAAAAAAANVREDAASAPGRRRPAATKAAAAIAPAVAPPRAKRAKPAPATPLPPVSPSARRKTARAKQNRAAS; this is encoded by the coding sequence ATGTCCTGGTTTCTGTATCTGATCGAATGCGCCGACGACAGCGTCTACACGGGCATCACGACCGATGTCGCCGCGCGCTTCGACGAACACGCGTCCGGCAAGGGCGCGCGCTACACGCGCTCGCGCAAGCCGCGCGCGGTGCTCGCGTCGTTTCCGCTGCCCGACCGGTCGAGCGCGTCGCGCGCCGAATACTGGGTGAAGCGGCTCACGCCCGCGAAAAAGCGCGAGCTGGCGGCCGGTTTGCGGACGCTGGAATCGGTGTTGCCGGCGGCGATCACGCTCGACGAAAGCCGCGACACGGCCGGGACGAACGCGATGGCGCGCGGGCGGAAGAAAAAGGCGGAAAACGTCGACGATGCGGAGAAGACAGTTGCAACGGAGGCGGCCACCGCGAAAAAGGCGAAGACCGGGAAACGTGCCGGATCCGCAACGGCCGCGAAGCCTGCGAAGGGCAAACAAGCGTCGAAGTCGACGAAGGCAAATAAAGCCGCGCCGGACGCGAAACATGCAAAAACCGACGGTGATGCCGCCGCAAAAAAGACCGCGTCGCGTGGCACACCGGTAAAAAAGGCACGCTCGCCCTCCTCCACGCAGTCGAAAAGAAGGGCCCCGGCTGCCGCCGCAGCGGCCGCGAACGTACGCGAAGACGCCGCTTCCGCACCGGGCCGGCGCCGACCGGCGGCCACGAAAGCCGCCGCGGCGATCGCTCCGGCCGTTGCCCCGCCCCGCGCGAAACGCGCGAAGCCGGCACCGGCCACCCCGCTGCCGCCCGTCTCCCCGTCCGCCCGCCGGAAAACCGCGCGCGCAAAACAAAACCGCGCGGCCTCCTGA
- the ppa gene encoding inorganic diphosphatase: MSFNHVPAGKDLPQDFNVIIEIPAQSDPVKYEADKELGLLVVDRFIGTGMRYPVNYGYIPQTLSGDGDPVDVLVITPFPLLAGSIVRSRVLGMLQMTDESGVDAKLIAVPHDKICPMTANLKTIDDVPEYLKDQIKHFFEQYKALEKGKWVKVEGWAGIEAAHKEITDGAANYKK; this comes from the coding sequence ATGAGCTTCAATCATGTTCCGGCCGGCAAGGACCTGCCGCAAGATTTCAACGTGATCATCGAGATTCCCGCGCAAAGCGATCCGGTGAAGTACGAGGCGGACAAGGAACTGGGCCTTCTCGTCGTCGACCGCTTCATCGGCACGGGCATGCGCTACCCGGTGAACTACGGCTACATCCCGCAGACGCTGTCGGGCGACGGCGATCCGGTCGACGTGCTGGTGATCACGCCGTTCCCGCTGCTGGCCGGTTCGATCGTGCGTTCGCGCGTGCTCGGCATGCTGCAGATGACGGACGAATCGGGCGTCGACGCGAAGCTGATCGCAGTGCCGCACGACAAGATCTGCCCGATGACGGCGAACCTGAAGACGATCGACGACGTGCCCGAGTACCTGAAGGACCAGATCAAGCACTTCTTCGAGCAATACAAGGCGCTCGAGAAGGGCAAGTGGGTGAAGGTCGAAGGCTGGGCCGGCATCGAAGCCGCGCACAAGGAAATCACCGACGGCGCCGCGAACTACAAGAAGTAA
- a CDS encoding aldehyde dehydrogenase family protein codes for MEEAKHFIAGEWTLPAQLETIAVVDPSDGQPFATIARGTAPDVERAVAAARDAFAGPWGAASAAERGRVLMRLSARVADHLEELAAIEARDTGKPLKQARADAAALARYFEFYAGAADKLHGATLPYQAGYTVLTVREPHGVTGHIVPWNYPMQIFGRSVGAALAAGNACVVKPAEDACLSVLRVAELAAEAGLPAGALNVVTGYGHEAGAALARHPGIDHISFTGSPATGKLVTQMAAENHVPVTLELGGKSPQIVFADADLDAALPVLVSAIVQNGGQTCSAGSRVLIERAVYEPLVERLATAFNGLRVGPSRADLDCGPLINAKQQQRVWDFLSDAQHDGIPMAAHGQVVADAPESGFYQAPALLRDVPPAHRLAQEEVFGPVLAAMRFVDEDEAVALANGTPYGLVAGIWTRDGARQMRLARRLRAGQVFINNYGAGGGVELPFGGVGHSGHGREKGFEALYGFTALKTIAIRHG; via the coding sequence ATGGAAGAGGCGAAGCACTTCATCGCGGGCGAATGGACGTTGCCCGCGCAACTGGAAACCATCGCGGTCGTCGATCCGTCCGACGGCCAGCCGTTCGCGACGATCGCGCGCGGCACGGCGCCCGACGTCGAACGCGCGGTCGCCGCGGCCCGCGACGCATTCGCAGGCCCGTGGGGCGCCGCGAGCGCCGCCGAACGCGGCCGCGTGCTGATGCGGCTGTCGGCTCGCGTGGCCGACCATCTCGAGGAACTCGCCGCGATCGAGGCGCGCGACACCGGCAAGCCGCTCAAGCAGGCGCGCGCCGATGCCGCCGCGCTCGCGCGCTACTTCGAGTTCTACGCGGGCGCCGCCGACAAGCTGCACGGTGCAACCCTCCCCTATCAGGCCGGCTACACGGTGCTGACGGTGCGCGAGCCGCACGGCGTCACGGGCCATATCGTGCCGTGGAACTACCCGATGCAGATCTTCGGGCGCAGCGTCGGCGCGGCGCTCGCGGCCGGCAACGCCTGCGTGGTCAAGCCGGCCGAGGACGCGTGCCTGTCCGTGCTGCGCGTCGCCGAGCTGGCCGCCGAAGCCGGGCTGCCGGCCGGCGCGCTCAACGTCGTCACCGGCTACGGCCATGAAGCGGGCGCCGCGCTCGCTCGCCATCCGGGCATCGACCACATCTCGTTTACGGGATCCCCGGCCACCGGCAAGCTGGTCACGCAGATGGCGGCCGAGAACCACGTGCCGGTCACGCTCGAACTCGGCGGCAAGTCGCCGCAGATCGTGTTCGCCGATGCCGATCTCGACGCGGCGCTGCCCGTACTCGTGTCCGCGATCGTGCAGAACGGCGGGCAGACCTGCTCGGCCGGCAGCCGCGTGCTGATCGAGCGCGCGGTATACGAGCCGCTCGTCGAGCGCCTCGCCACCGCGTTCAACGGGCTGCGCGTCGGCCCGAGCCGCGCCGATCTCGACTGCGGCCCGCTGATCAACGCGAAGCAGCAGCAACGCGTGTGGGATTTCCTGTCCGACGCGCAGCACGACGGCATTCCGATGGCCGCGCACGGGCAGGTCGTCGCCGACGCGCCCGAAAGCGGCTTCTACCAGGCGCCCGCGCTGTTGCGCGACGTGCCGCCGGCGCATCGGCTCGCGCAGGAGGAAGTGTTCGGCCCCGTGCTCGCGGCGATGCGTTTCGTCGACGAGGACGAAGCCGTCGCGCTCGCGAACGGCACGCCGTACGGCCTCGTCGCGGGCATCTGGACACGCGACGGCGCACGCCAGATGCGGCTCGCGCGGCGCCTGCGCGCGGGCCAGGTGTTCATCAACAACTATGGCGCGGGCGGCGGCGTCGAGTTGCCGTTCGGCGGCGTCGGCCATTCGGGCCACGGCCGCGAGAAAGGCTTCGAGGCGCTTTACGGCTTCACCGCGCTCAAGACGATCGCGATCCGGCACGGCTGA
- a CDS encoding SDR family oxidoreductase: MRLSGKTAIVTGGGSGFGEGIAKTYAREGANVVVNDLNGAAAERVASEIALAGGKAIAVAGDVSKEDDWRALLQAALDDFHAVQIVVNNAGTTHRNKPVLDVTEAEFDRVYAVNMKSLFWCVQTFVPYFRAQGGGVFVNVASTAGVRPRPGLVWYNSTKGAMITASKSLAAELGADRIRVNCINPVLGETALMTEFMGCEDTPENRRRFLATIPLGRFSTPQDIANAALYLASDEAEFITGVCLEVDGGRCI; this comes from the coding sequence ATGCGGTTGAGCGGCAAGACGGCCATCGTCACGGGCGGCGGCTCGGGGTTCGGCGAAGGCATCGCGAAGACGTATGCGCGCGAAGGCGCGAACGTCGTCGTCAACGACCTGAACGGCGCGGCGGCCGAGCGCGTCGCGAGCGAGATCGCGCTCGCGGGCGGCAAGGCGATCGCGGTGGCCGGCGACGTATCGAAAGAGGACGACTGGCGCGCGCTGCTGCAGGCGGCGCTCGACGATTTCCATGCGGTGCAGATCGTCGTGAACAACGCCGGCACCACGCACCGCAACAAGCCCGTGCTCGACGTGACGGAAGCCGAATTCGACCGCGTGTACGCGGTCAACATGAAGAGCCTGTTCTGGTGCGTGCAGACCTTCGTGCCGTACTTCCGCGCCCAGGGCGGCGGCGTGTTCGTGAACGTCGCGTCGACGGCCGGCGTGCGGCCGCGCCCGGGCCTCGTCTGGTACAACAGCACGAAGGGCGCGATGATCACCGCGAGCAAGTCGCTCGCGGCCGAGCTCGGCGCCGACCGCATCCGCGTGAACTGCATCAACCCGGTACTCGGCGAAACCGCGTTGATGACCGAGTTCATGGGCTGCGAGGACACCCCGGAAAATCGCCGCCGCTTCCTCGCGACGATCCCGCTCGGCCGCTTCTCGACGCCGCAGGACATCGCGAACGCCGCGCTGTACCTCGCGTCCGACGAGGCCGAATTCATCACCGGCGTCTGCCTCGAAGTCGACGGCGGGCGCTGCATCTAG